The Gemmatimonadaceae bacterium genome includes a window with the following:
- a CDS encoding DinB family protein, protein MPQKSGATRAIVVALETEHERGVDYWSTFSTSEFFRTMGRHWSAAEHVRHLTRSMAPLLPALRLPKLGLRMAFGMPDRPSRAEGQISDAYRAALAAGGQAGRFAPPPDTHAPDQARRDKIMDEHSETLRGLTQAMERWTEAQLDGYRLPHPLLGKLTVREMMLFTLIHNRHHVEVAKRRWAEAGLVHAG, encoded by the coding sequence ATGCCACAGAAGTCTGGCGCGACCCGCGCGATCGTCGTTGCGCTGGAGACGGAGCACGAGCGTGGTGTCGACTACTGGTCGACGTTCTCGACAAGCGAGTTCTTCCGTACGATGGGACGGCACTGGTCGGCGGCGGAGCATGTCCGGCACCTGACGCGCTCCATGGCGCCACTGCTCCCGGCGCTGCGGCTGCCCAAGCTCGGGCTCCGGATGGCATTCGGCATGCCGGACCGGCCATCGCGGGCGGAGGGGCAGATCAGCGACGCCTACCGCGCCGCGCTGGCTGCGGGTGGCCAGGCCGGTCGCTTCGCGCCGCCCCCCGACACGCATGCCCCCGATCAGGCCCGCCGTGACAAGATCATGGACGAGCACTCCGAGACCCTGCGCGGGCTGACGCAGGCCATGGAGCGATGGACGGAGGCGCAACTCGACGGCTACCGGCTGCCGCACCCGTTACTCGGCAAGCTGACGGTGCGCGAGATGATGCTGTTCACGCTGATCCACAACCGGCACCACGTGGAGGTGGCGAAGCGCCGGTGGGCGGAGGCGGGGCTGGTGCACGCGGGGTGA
- a CDS encoding alpha/beta hydrolase, with the protein MFRTEDPGTGQLPLLCVNGGLLFDHTLLWPALAPLAATRQLIFYDQRGRGRSSVPPAARSSRIEFDASDLATLPSALGHDRLHMLGHSWGGGIALRSIGFNGDAIHSLTLIDAVGLTSADWLPGLTDAAAARLAGTELERLFAADAAVRPGATGAADPVALSEYAAAIYPAWFHDQTLATLFAPPRSTSVTGAAVSARLRREGYDWTGTIGALPMPTLLVHGESDLIPIRVAEHTTRHLGSRATLLPVPSAGHNPFWEQPSIVFPAIERFLLDAER; encoded by the coding sequence GTGTTCCGCACAGAAGACCCGGGAACAGGTCAGCTCCCGCTGCTCTGCGTCAACGGCGGCCTGCTCTTCGACCACACCCTGCTCTGGCCCGCGCTCGCCCCGCTCGCCGCCACGCGCCAACTCATCTTCTACGACCAGCGCGGCCGCGGACGCTCCTCCGTGCCCCCCGCCGCCAGGTCCTCCCGCATCGAGTTCGACGCCTCCGACCTCGCGACACTCCCCTCCGCGCTCGGCCACGACCGCCTCCACATGCTGGGCCACTCCTGGGGCGGAGGTATCGCACTGAGATCGATTGGCTTTAATGGCGACGCCATCCACTCCCTCACGCTCATCGATGCCGTCGGGCTCACCTCCGCCGACTGGCTCCCCGGACTCACCGACGCAGCGGCCGCACGACTCGCGGGAACCGAACTCGAGCGACTGTTTGCAGCGGACGCTGCCGTACGACCCGGCGCGACCGGTGCCGCCGACCCGGTCGCCCTCAGTGAGTACGCCGCCGCCATCTACCCGGCCTGGTTCCACGACCAGACCCTCGCCACGCTCTTCGCCCCGCCCCGCTCCACCAGCGTCACCGGCGCCGCCGTCTCCGCCAGGCTCCGGCGCGAGGGCTATGACTGGACCGGCACCATCGGCGCCCTGCCCATGCCCACCCTCCTCGTCCACGGCGAGTCGGATCTCATCCCCATCCGCGTCGCGGAACACACCACCCGACACCTCGGATCGCGCGCCACCCTTCTGCCGGTCCCGTCCGCGGGACACAATCCGTTCTGGGAACAGCCTTCGATCGTCTTCCCTGCGATCGAGCGGTTCCTGCTCGACGCGGAGCGCTGA
- a CDS encoding matrixin family metalloprotease codes for MSLPSLPRLLGLILAGLAVLVLLETASVRRHGYDLARTAPADSVQQGADAAPAMAPTARASDGDRAASDSIRRAETRAMLEARGTGTFIGDILELSDSTLQRWPDRRATPLRVFISDQGPGTSGHLRDDYTQAVREAFTIWEGVELPVRFAFVTDSALADITVSWVTDFRGEPVLGRTKVVRDSKFWIVRSDVQLATMRRDNSGQLDPTVVRALAIHEIGHGIGLDHAADTTVIMAPKIRARAITLADKATAQLLYAVPPGSVVTRARASQPLPRVAPAP; via the coding sequence ATGTCCCTTCCCTCCCTGCCGCGCCTGCTCGGCCTGATCCTCGCCGGACTCGCAGTCCTGGTGCTGCTCGAGACGGCCAGCGTGCGGCGCCACGGCTACGACCTCGCCCGCACCGCACCGGCGGACAGTGTGCAGCAGGGCGCCGACGCTGCGCCGGCGATGGCCCCCACCGCGCGTGCTTCCGACGGCGATCGCGCCGCCAGTGATTCCATCCGCCGCGCCGAGACGCGCGCGATGCTCGAGGCGCGGGGGACCGGCACCTTCATCGGTGACATCCTCGAGCTCTCCGACAGCACCCTGCAGCGCTGGCCGGATCGTCGCGCCACGCCGCTCCGGGTCTTCATCAGCGACCAGGGCCCCGGCACCTCGGGACATCTGCGCGACGACTACACCCAGGCCGTCCGCGAAGCCTTCACCATCTGGGAAGGCGTCGAACTCCCGGTGCGGTTCGCCTTCGTCACCGACTCGGCCCTGGCCGACATCACCGTCTCGTGGGTCACCGACTTCCGGGGCGAGCCGGTGCTCGGCCGTACGAAGGTCGTGCGCGACAGCAAGTTCTGGATCGTGCGCAGCGACGTGCAGCTCGCCACCATGCGCCGCGACAACTCCGGGCAGCTCGACCCGACCGTCGTCCGCGCGCTCGCCATCCACGAGATCGGCCACGGCATCGGACTCGATCACGCCGCCGACACCACCGTGATCATGGCGCCGAAGATCCGTGCCCGCGCCATCACCCTCGCCGACAAGGCGACCGCCCAGCTGCTCTACGCCGTCCCGCCAGGCTCGGTCGTCACCCGCGCACGCGCATCACAGCCCCTGCCCCGCGTCGCACCCGCCCCCTGA
- a CDS encoding PDZ domain-containing protein: protein MRTALRRVGMLTSLVLAAATLQVPALAAQHESGGEDDARSRELAQRMRMTLERQARDLSRLQREIERAAKADPRVRDSIVRTTSHRIAELAAEIARVQMEADRVQVQLSSDEARGQLRVQIASARAIADVMRSIAGKQRELTFMTRSAPRGYLGVTLSGEQRTELREGKVFTVFESPTLIESVIPDSPAARSGLSAGDTITAFGRLAVPGAVPLADVLTPGERLTMKVRRSGRERQVTVTVGATQPGSTSMASSDGGIRLCFGEGCPAAPPQPGRVPAPERPSAAAAPAPPAPPSWFGTWTSNDFSIAGAVMTSITDELEELTGVDEGILVLRVAPGTPAATSGLRGGDVILRVNDEDCEGVRDLQIAVQRASSRGGRTVQLAVSRQHRERAITLRW, encoded by the coding sequence ATGCGGACGGCGCTTCGACGGGTGGGGATGCTGACGTCCCTGGTGCTGGCTGCCGCGACGCTGCAGGTGCCGGCGCTGGCCGCGCAGCACGAGAGTGGTGGTGAGGACGACGCGCGCTCACGGGAGCTGGCGCAGCGCATGCGGATGACGCTCGAGCGGCAGGCGCGCGACCTGTCGCGGCTCCAGCGCGAGATCGAGCGGGCGGCGAAGGCGGACCCGCGGGTCCGTGACTCGATCGTCCGCACGACCTCGCATCGGATCGCCGAACTCGCGGCAGAGATCGCGCGGGTGCAGATGGAGGCCGATCGGGTGCAGGTGCAGCTCTCGAGTGACGAGGCGCGCGGCCAGCTGCGCGTGCAGATCGCGAGTGCGCGGGCGATTGCGGACGTGATGCGCTCCATCGCAGGGAAGCAGCGCGAGCTCACCTTCATGACCCGGTCCGCACCGCGGGGCTACCTGGGCGTGACGCTTTCGGGCGAGCAGCGCACGGAATTGCGCGAGGGCAAGGTGTTCACCGTGTTCGAGTCACCGACGCTGATCGAGTCCGTGATCCCGGACAGCCCGGCGGCGCGCAGCGGGCTGTCGGCCGGTGACACGATCACGGCCTTCGGGCGACTGGCGGTGCCTGGTGCGGTGCCGCTGGCCGATGTGCTCACGCCCGGCGAGCGGCTGACGATGAAGGTCCGTCGCAGCGGGCGGGAGCGGCAGGTGACGGTGACGGTCGGTGCGACGCAGCCGGGCAGCACGTCGATGGCGTCGTCGGATGGTGGGATCCGGCTCTGCTTCGGCGAGGGGTGCCCGGCCGCGCCGCCGCAGCCGGGGCGCGTGCCTGCACCGGAGCGGCCGTCCGCCGCCGCTGCGCCCGCGCCGCCGGCGCCGCCGTCGTGGTTCGGCACCTGGACCTCGAACGACTTCTCGATCGCGGGGGCGGTGATGACGAGCATCACCGACGAGCTCGAGGAGCTCACGGGCGTGGACGAGGGGATCCTGGTGCTGCGGGTGGCGCCGGGCACGCCTGCGGCGACGTCGGGGCTGCGGGGTGGCGACGTGATCCTGCGCGTGAACGACGAGGACTGCGAGGGGGTGCGCGACCTGCAGATCGCGGTGCAACGGGCGTCGTCGCGGGGCGGGCGCACGGTGCAGCTGGCCGTGAGCCGTCAGCATCGCGAACGGGCGATCACGCTGCGGTGGTGA
- a CDS encoding sigma-70 family RNA polymerase sigma factor — protein MIARAVAGDELAMRALWAEHAPRVDAVVRRLVHDTDEAADIAQEVWIQIFRALPTFRGDAQFSTWAHRIAVNRTLNALRRARRLMGTHEELTEDTAMIEEDVEQPFVRESITQALDRLPRGARTVFVLHDVEGYTHEEIASQLGITAGGSKSQLFKARARLRRLLAPLMDHLTTPSLDDGYAAPLA, from the coding sequence TTGATCGCGCGCGCAGTCGCCGGCGACGAGCTGGCGATGCGCGCGCTCTGGGCCGAGCACGCGCCACGGGTGGATGCCGTGGTGCGGCGGCTGGTGCATGACACAGACGAGGCGGCGGACATCGCGCAGGAGGTCTGGATCCAGATCTTCCGGGCGCTGCCCACCTTCCGCGGGGATGCCCAGTTCTCGACCTGGGCGCACCGGATCGCGGTGAACCGCACGTTGAATGCGCTGCGCCGGGCTCGCCGGCTGATGGGAACGCACGAGGAGCTCACGGAGGACACGGCGATGATCGAGGAGGATGTGGAGCAGCCGTTCGTCCGGGAGTCGATCACGCAGGCGCTGGATCGGCTGCCGCGCGGTGCCCGGACGGTGTTCGTGCTGCACGACGTGGAGGGGTACACGCACGAGGAGATCGCGAGCCAGCTCGGGATCACGGCGGGCGGATCGAAATCGCAGTTGTTCAAGGCGCGGGCGCGGCTTCGCCGCCTGCTGGCGCCGCTGATGGACCACCTGACTACACCGAGCCTGGATGATGGCTATGCCGCACCTCTCGCCTGA
- a CDS encoding serine hydrolase encodes MIVRLATVFALTATALPATPVTFGDGLPKARPEAVEMSALRLDAITRVVRRGISEGGFPGAAVVVGRRGSAVYSQGFGRLSWSAEAPSVSPDRSVYDLASLTKVIGTTTAIMLLYDEGKLKLEDQVQTFFPEFTGGGKELVTIRDLLTHRGGLPAGRDLWRLAWSPADAQRLVLDTPLEYAPGTRYIYSDLGADILGFIAERVSGRKLDELLQERVFTPLGMTETWYRVPAGVRERTAPTATMSVRGYSLQGDVHDENAHALGGVAGHAGLFSTAGDLSVFATMMLNKGVYLGKRIISDSTVERFTARAAGSRALGWDTCAGHNGVGCGRYMSSRAYGHTGFTGTSIWIDPERDMFVVLLTNRVFESRARRPERVISDVRADLADASTWAVTAPDVAVELEGDPEFRADYATGWNPVPVVRTRTASCGVSRGRALARKSAGRRASRAKARRTSCSSPRTVKASSRSASARGGRSAASARSSKAARRSTAARSSTRVSGRTASRAASRASASRSSSRARTASASRVTSRKGGSSAARPRPVAKKKRR; translated from the coding sequence GTGATCGTTCGACTCGCCACTGTATTCGCGCTCACTGCCACCGCCCTCCCGGCCACACCGGTCACGTTCGGTGACGGCCTGCCGAAAGCACGACCGGAAGCGGTGGAAATGAGCGCATTGCGTCTCGATGCCATCACGCGCGTCGTGCGACGCGGCATCTCGGAGGGCGGATTCCCCGGCGCGGCCGTCGTCGTCGGCCGTCGCGGTTCCGCCGTGTACTCCCAGGGGTTCGGACGCCTCTCGTGGTCCGCCGAGGCGCCGAGCGTCTCCCCCGATCGCTCCGTGTACGATCTCGCCAGCCTGACCAAGGTCATCGGCACCACGACCGCCATCATGCTGCTGTACGATGAAGGCAAGCTGAAGCTCGAGGACCAGGTGCAGACCTTCTTCCCCGAGTTCACCGGCGGCGGCAAGGAACTGGTCACCATCCGCGACCTTCTCACGCATCGTGGCGGTCTCCCGGCCGGCCGCGACCTGTGGCGCCTCGCCTGGTCGCCCGCCGATGCGCAGCGCCTCGTGCTCGACACCCCGCTCGAGTACGCCCCCGGCACCCGCTACATCTACTCCGATCTCGGCGCCGACATCCTCGGCTTCATCGCCGAGCGCGTCAGCGGCCGCAAGCTCGATGAACTGCTGCAGGAGCGCGTGTTCACCCCGCTCGGCATGACCGAGACCTGGTATCGCGTGCCGGCCGGCGTGCGGGAGCGCACCGCGCCCACCGCCACGATGTCGGTCCGCGGCTATTCCCTGCAGGGTGACGTGCACGACGAGAACGCGCATGCCCTCGGCGGCGTCGCAGGACACGCCGGCCTGTTCAGCACTGCCGGTGACCTCTCGGTGTTCGCCACCATGATGCTCAACAAGGGCGTCTATCTCGGCAAGCGCATCATCAGCGACAGCACGGTGGAGCGCTTCACCGCGCGCGCCGCCGGATCGCGCGCGCTGGGCTGGGACACCTGCGCCGGCCACAACGGCGTGGGCTGCGGCCGGTACATGTCGTCGCGCGCCTACGGCCACACCGGCTTCACCGGCACGTCGATCTGGATCGACCCCGAGCGCGACATGTTCGTCGTCCTGCTCACCAACCGGGTCTTCGAGTCGCGTGCCCGCCGCCCGGAACGTGTCATCTCCGACGTGCGTGCCGACCTCGCCGATGCCTCCACCTGGGCCGTCACGGCGCCGGACGTGGCCGTCGAGCTCGAGGGCGACCCGGAGTTCCGGGCCGACTACGCCACCGGCTGGAATCCGGTGCCCGTGGTGCGGACCCGCACGGCGAGCTGCGGCGTGAGCCGCGGGCGTGCCCTGGCCCGGAAGTCCGCCGGACGCCGCGCCAGCCGCGCCAAGGCCCGCCGTACCAGTTGCAGCAGCCCGCGCACCGTGAAGGCCAGCTCGCGCTCCGCCTCCGCCCGCGGCGGCCGCAGCGCGGCATCCGCCCGTTCGAGCAAGGCCGCGCGCCGGTCCACGGCTGCCAGGTCGTCCACGCGGGTGTCCGGCCGCACGGCCTCGCGGGCCGCCAGCCGGGCCTCCGCCAGCCGCTCCAGCTCGCGAGCCCGCACGGCGTCCGCCAGCCGCGTCACCTCCCGGAAGGGCGGGAGCAGCGCTGCTCGCCCACGCCCCGTCGCGAAGAAGAAGCGCCGCTGA
- a CDS encoding metal-sulfur cluster assembly factor, which translates to MSPEEPIDSPDATGASDDADPAAAASGGVTLDQARLVLRRVKDPELNLNIVDLGLIYDIQVDGSDINVDMSLTSPGCPSGPEIMGEAEKQLRTVPGVGDVKINLIWSPPWTPDRIEPRVRTYLGF; encoded by the coding sequence ATGTCCCCCGAGGAACCGATCGACAGCCCGGATGCCACGGGTGCGTCCGACGATGCCGACCCTGCCGCCGCGGCAAGCGGCGGCGTGACGCTCGATCAGGCCAGGCTCGTGCTCCGCCGGGTCAAGGATCCCGAGCTGAACCTGAACATCGTGGACCTCGGGCTGATCTACGACATCCAGGTCGATGGCAGCGACATCAACGTCGACATGTCCCTCACCTCCCCCGGGTGCCCCTCCGGCCCCGAGATCATGGGTGAGGCGGAGAAACAGCTCCGCACCGTCCCGGGCGTCGGCGACGTGAAGATCAACCTGATCTGGTCACCACCGTGGACCCCGGATCGCATCGAGCCGCGCGTTCGCACGTATCTCGGGTTCTGA
- a CDS encoding family 10 glycosylhydrolase — translation MPAPAVPPPVAAPVPSERPRTPTPTPAVPGEVMVDPRRTNPVVEGGAPRGATSLPAPPAVAREFRAAWVATVDNIDWPSRRDLTTAQAQAELIAILDRTKQLGMNALVFQVRPAADAIYPSTLEPWSAYLTGAQGRAPSPAWDPLAFVVREAHARGIELHAWFNPYRARHPSDRSPLDPTHIAAARAPLVKRYGSYLWMDPGEPAVIEKSVAVIVDVVRRYDVDGVHIDDYFYPYKERDARGALIPFPDDASYGAYTARGGSMERDDWRRANVDSFVRRMYVRVKAAKPWVKVGISPFGIWRPGYPADVRGYDSYAELYGDSRKWLREGWLDYASPQLYWPIAKAGQPYGSLLAWWASENVKNRHMWPGNYTSRVGRAAVWTADELINQIAVTRRQGNATGNVHFSMSVFMPKGADTARAERELLATRLMTEAYRLPALVPASPWLTGSEGAPAVATVREERDARTGATFIIANTPPTQVARTWVIARWDGRNWTSELRPADAGPLTLAVAANAGEGIGYWISWINRAGVESPRAGWLRTSDNVARVIAP, via the coding sequence ATGCCGGCGCCGGCGGTTCCGCCTCCTGTGGCCGCGCCAGTGCCGTCCGAGCGACCACGGACGCCGACCCCCACGCCCGCGGTGCCCGGCGAGGTGATGGTCGATCCGCGCCGCACCAATCCGGTGGTCGAGGGTGGGGCGCCACGCGGCGCCACCTCGCTCCCCGCCCCGCCGGCCGTGGCGCGCGAGTTCCGCGCCGCGTGGGTCGCCACGGTCGACAACATCGACTGGCCCTCCCGCCGCGACCTCACCACCGCGCAGGCACAGGCCGAGCTGATCGCGATCCTCGACCGCACGAAGCAGCTCGGCATGAACGCGCTCGTCTTCCAGGTCCGGCCGGCCGCCGATGCGATCTATCCATCCACGCTCGAGCCCTGGTCGGCATACCTCACCGGGGCACAGGGCCGCGCGCCATCGCCGGCGTGGGACCCGCTCGCCTTCGTGGTCCGCGAAGCGCACGCGCGCGGAATCGAGCTGCACGCCTGGTTCAATCCGTACCGCGCCCGTCACCCCAGTGACCGGTCACCGCTCGATCCGACCCACATCGCCGCCGCCCGCGCGCCGCTGGTGAAGCGGTATGGCTCGTACCTCTGGATGGACCCGGGCGAGCCGGCCGTGATCGAGAAGTCGGTGGCCGTGATCGTGGATGTCGTGCGCCGCTACGACGTGGATGGCGTGCACATCGACGACTACTTCTACCCATACAAGGAACGGGACGCCCGCGGCGCGCTGATCCCGTTCCCCGACGACGCGAGCTACGGGGCCTACACGGCGCGCGGCGGCAGCATGGAGCGCGACGACTGGCGCCGCGCCAACGTGGACAGCTTCGTGCGCCGGATGTACGTGCGCGTGAAGGCCGCCAAGCCGTGGGTGAAGGTCGGCATCAGCCCGTTCGGCATCTGGCGGCCCGGCTATCCCGCCGACGTGCGCGGCTACGACAGCTACGCCGAGCTGTACGGCGACTCGCGCAAGTGGCTGCGCGAGGGCTGGCTCGACTATGCTTCGCCGCAGCTCTACTGGCCGATCGCGAAGGCGGGCCAGCCGTATGGTTCCCTGCTCGCCTGGTGGGCGTCGGAGAACGTGAAGAACCGCCACATGTGGCCGGGCAACTACACCAGCCGCGTTGGGCGCGCCGCCGTGTGGACCGCCGATGAGCTGATCAACCAGATCGCCGTCACGCGACGCCAGGGCAATGCGACAGGCAACGTGCACTTCAGCATGTCGGTGTTCATGCCGAAGGGTGCCGACACCGCACGCGCCGAGCGCGAGCTGCTCGCCACGCGGCTGATGACCGAGGCCTACCGGCTGCCGGCACTGGTGCCGGCGTCGCCGTGGCTCACCGGCAGCGAGGGCGCCCCCGCCGTCGCCACCGTGCGCGAGGAGCGCGACGCCCGCACCGGCGCGACGTTCATCATCGCGAACACGCCGCCGACACAGGTGGCCCGCACCTGGGTCATCGCCCGCTGGGACGGCCGCAACTGGACCAGCGAGCTCCGCCCGGCGGACGCCGGTCCGCTCACCCTCGCCGTCGCCGCCAACGCCGGCGAGGGCATCGGCTACTGGATCAGCTGGATCAACCGCGCCGGCGTCGAGAGCCCGCGCGCCGGCTGGCTGCGCACCTCCGACAACGTCGCCCGCGTCATCGCACCCTGA
- a CDS encoding ribonuclease D has translation MPPRPPSHVMQYLDTAAAVARFADEIASAPSIALDTEGASFHRFVDRVYLMQLSTRTATAIVDPLPTGDLSSLRPLVESSTIEIVFHDADYDLRLLRQDYGWATRNIFDTRIAAQLLGYKAFGLAALLELHFGITLDKKFQRADWSLRPLSEGMLQYASQDTMYLLALRDILHAELDAKGRLGWAAEEFARLEQTQWSAEDPAQLYLKVKGARDLKRRELAVLRELVPWRDGVARELDRSTFRVVSNEVLLEICRVQPASKQALGVIKGMPRGVLDQRGDVVLQCVARAMALDEASLPKFPKAPRWEKDPEFDDRAARLRAVRDEVATSLSLDPGVLCSREKLETIARRLPTTIEELYETPDLRRWQADLLAPGILRALTASGAAAAKPTTVTVAAPANDSPYRD, from the coding sequence ATGCCACCACGCCCGCCCAGCCATGTCATGCAGTACCTCGATACCGCCGCGGCGGTGGCCAGGTTCGCCGACGAGATCGCCAGTGCTCCGAGCATCGCCCTCGACACCGAGGGGGCGAGTTTCCACCGGTTCGTGGACCGCGTTTACCTGATGCAGCTTTCCACGCGGACGGCGACGGCGATCGTCGACCCGCTCCCGACGGGAGACCTCTCCTCGCTGCGCCCGCTGGTGGAGAGCAGCACGATCGAGATCGTGTTCCACGATGCCGACTATGACTTGCGGCTGCTGCGGCAGGACTACGGCTGGGCCACGCGCAACATCTTCGACACGCGGATCGCGGCGCAGCTGCTTGGCTACAAGGCCTTCGGCCTGGCGGCGCTGCTGGAGCTGCACTTCGGCATCACGCTCGACAAGAAATTCCAGCGGGCGGACTGGAGCCTGCGGCCGCTGAGCGAGGGAATGCTCCAGTACGCGTCGCAGGACACGATGTACCTGCTGGCGCTGCGCGACATCCTGCATGCGGAGCTGGACGCGAAGGGGCGGCTCGGGTGGGCGGCGGAGGAGTTCGCGCGCCTGGAGCAGACCCAGTGGTCGGCCGAGGATCCGGCGCAGCTCTACCTGAAGGTGAAGGGGGCGCGCGACCTCAAGCGCCGCGAGCTGGCGGTGCTGCGCGAGCTGGTGCCGTGGCGCGACGGCGTGGCGCGCGAGCTGGATCGCTCCACCTTCCGGGTGGTCAGCAACGAGGTGCTGCTGGAGATCTGCCGGGTGCAACCGGCCAGCAAGCAGGCGCTTGGCGTGATCAAGGGGATGCCGCGCGGCGTGCTCGACCAGCGTGGTGACGTGGTCCTGCAGTGCGTCGCCCGCGCGATGGCCCTCGACGAGGCCTCGCTGCCGAAGTTCCCCAAGGCGCCGCGGTGGGAGAAGGATCCCGAATTCGACGACCGCGCCGCACGGCTGCGCGCGGTGCGCGACGAGGTGGCGACGTCGCTGTCGCTCGACCCGGGGGTGCTCTGCTCGCGGGAGAAGCTCGAGACGATCGCGCGGCGACTGCCGACGACCATCGAGGAGCTTTACGAGACGCCCGACCTGCGCCGCTGGCAGGCCGACCTGCTCGCGCCCGGCATCCTGCGCGCGCTCACGGCCTCCGGGGCGGCGGCTGCCAAGCCCACCACTGTCACCGTCGCTGCGCCTGCGAACGATTCGCCGTATCGCGACTGA
- a CDS encoding alpha/beta fold hydrolase produces MEHMIALPHGTLAWEAAGPHDAAVTLVLVHGFPHDRGLWTAQLAAQAAVFPHARILVPDLPGLGRSTPLPDPSIDGYADAIAALLDHVGAQQAVIAGLSMGGYVAFAFWRRHAARVRALMLLDTRADADTDAVKEKRSALITRVQTDGVGAVVGGMLPDQLGTTTRASQPALVERIEVMLRRAPASGVIGAALAMRDRIDSRPTLETITVPTLVVVGAEDTLTPPKDAQAIAAAIRGSRLVTIPDAGHLSPAEQPDVVNAAMAEFLDVAVTRG; encoded by the coding sequence ATGGAACACATGATTGCCCTTCCCCACGGCACGCTCGCCTGGGAAGCCGCCGGCCCGCATGACGCCGCGGTGACCCTCGTCCTCGTCCACGGCTTCCCACACGATCGCGGCCTCTGGACGGCGCAGCTCGCCGCGCAGGCGGCCGTCTTCCCGCACGCCCGCATCCTGGTCCCGGACCTGCCGGGACTCGGCCGATCGACCCCGCTCCCCGACCCGTCGATCGACGGGTACGCCGACGCGATCGCCGCGCTGCTCGACCACGTGGGAGCCCAGCAGGCCGTGATCGCCGGCCTGTCGATGGGTGGCTACGTCGCCTTCGCCTTCTGGCGCCGCCACGCCGCACGGGTCCGGGCGCTGATGCTCCTCGACACCCGCGCGGATGCGGACACCGACGCGGTGAAGGAGAAGCGCTCCGCGCTCATCACCCGCGTGCAGACCGACGGGGTCGGAGCGGTGGTCGGCGGGATGCTTCCGGACCAGCTCGGCACCACGACACGCGCCAGCCAGCCCGCGCTCGTGGAACGCATCGAGGTCATGCTGCGGCGTGCACCGGCCAGCGGCGTCATCGGCGCCGCGCTGGCGATGCGAGACCGGATCGATTCACGCCCGACGCTCGAGACCATCACGGTCCCAACCCTCGTCGTGGTCGGCGCGGAGGACACCCTCACCCCGCCGAAGGATGCGCAGGCCATCGCCGCCGCCATCCGCGGCTCGCGGCTCGTGACGATCCCTGACGCCGGCCACCTGTCGCCGGCGGAACAGCCGGACGTGGTCAACGCCGCCATGGCGGAATTCCTCGACGTGGCAGTGACCCGCGGCTAG
- a CDS encoding ferredoxin family protein, with product MPYVITEACINTKDKACVDVCPVDCIYEGPDQLYIQPDECIDCGACEPECPVTAIFPEEDVPAAQQKYIQINRDVFKSDTPPGRPTR from the coding sequence ATGCCGTACGTGATCACCGAAGCCTGCATCAATACCAAGGACAAGGCGTGCGTGGACGTCTGCCCGGTGGACTGCATCTACGAGGGCCCGGATCAGCTGTACATCCAGCCCGACGAGTGCATCGATTGCGGCGCGTGTGAGCCGGAGTGCCCCGTGACGGCGATCTTCCCCGAGGAAGACGTGCCGGCGGCCCAGCAGAAGTACATCCAGATCAATCGCGACGTGTTCAAGAGCGACACCCCGCCGGGTCGCCCGACGCGCTGA
- the yhbY gene encoding ribosome assembly RNA-binding protein YhbY, which produces MTMTSKDRAALRGEAHHLMAAVHVGHQGLTETVIATVDDALRTRELVKIQLAKTTDETPRAAANRLAEATRAEVVQVIGRTCTLYRWNPDLKRKDGVPPWRN; this is translated from the coding sequence ATGACCATGACCAGCAAGGACCGCGCGGCACTGCGCGGAGAGGCGCACCACCTGATGGCAGCGGTGCATGTCGGCCACCAGGGCCTGACGGAGACCGTGATCGCCACCGTGGACGACGCCTTGCGGACGCGGGAGCTGGTGAAGATCCAGCTGGCCAAGACTACCGACGAGACGCCGCGGGCGGCGGCGAACCGGCTGGCCGAGGCGACCCGTGCGGAGGTGGTGCAGGTGATCGGGCGGACGTGCACGCTGTATCGCTGGAATCCGGACCTGAAGCGGAAGGATGGCGTGCCGCCGTGGCGGAACTGA